One part of the Arabidopsis thaliana chromosome 4, partial sequence genome encodes these proteins:
- a CDS encoding Ubiquitin family protein (Ubiquitin family protein; CONTAINS InterPro DOMAIN/s: Ubiquitin (InterPro:IPR000626), Ubiquitin supergroup (InterPro:IPR019955); BEST Arabidopsis thaliana protein match is: Ubiquitin family protein (TAIR:AT4G03360.1); Has 8010 Blast hits to 3621 proteins in 600 species: Archae - 0; Bacteria - 12; Metazoa - 3496; Fungi - 1010; Plants - 2178; Viruses - 95; Other Eukaryotes - 1219 (source: NCBI BLink).), whose protein sequence is MKMTVENESGSTFSIDIGLQDTVLTFKRKIEMTQRIPVSRQTIFFQGKLLEDHLDIFEWDILQNPLLHLSISPDDNPTQNQVPQSPSNPIHEFVKNQDSAEDKKNPVLLHQTGKPPLPPKSSPLTTENFSKNQHDRPVITKMVPELLGPQGTSPVTVGRRRNRDQEVQNRVSSSSDSVKEVINIPDTPARKKTKNYPLKITVMVQPFEETRRIQVEVNVLSNVEVLRKELVKMQERGELNLPHEGFFFIHKQDVLREDQSFMANRVAPGDTIEIFQGYVTYTGSLPRTVRKLSSS, encoded by the coding sequence ATGAAGATGACCGTCGAGAATGAGAGTGGCTCAACGTTCTCCATTGATATTGGTTTACAGGATACAGTGTTAACGTTTAAACGGAAGATCGAGATGACTCAACGTATTCCCGTTTCCAGACAAACAATCTTCTTCCAAGGCAAGCTTCTTGAAGATCATCTTGATATCTTTGAGTGGGACATCCTCCAGAACcctcttctccatctctccaTCTCTCCTGACGATAACCCTACTCAGAACCAAGTCCCTCAATCTCCATCAAATCCAATTCATGAGTTCGTTAAGAATCAAGATTCTGCtgaagacaaaaagaatccagtgcttcttcatcaaacaGGGAAACCTCCACTACCGCCAAAATCTAGTCCTTTGACGACGGAGAACTTCAGTAAGAATCAACATGATCGGCCTGTGATCACGAAGATGGTACCTGAGTTACTTGGCCCTCAAGGTACGTCGCCTGTGACGgttgggagaagaagaaacagggATCAAGAAGTTCAAAACAGAGTATCTTCATCGTCAGACTCAGTGAAAGAGGTCATTAACATTCCAGATACGCCTGCGAGGAAGAAGACCAAGAACTACCCGTTGAAGATAACAGTAATGGTGCAGCCGTTTGAAGAGACCAGGAGGATTCAAGTGGAGGTTAACGTATTGAGTAACGTTGAAGTACTGAGGAAAGAGCTGGTTAAGATGCAAGAGAGGGGTGAGTTAAATCTGCCTCACGAAgggtttttctttatacacAAGCAGGATGTATTACGCGAAGATCAGTCATTCATGGCGAACCGTGTTGCTCCCGGTGATACGATTGAGATTTTCCAAGGATATGTTACCTATACCGGCTCTCTACCCAGAACTGTTCGAAAGCTTTCTTCAAGCTAA
- a CDS encoding Core-2/I-branching beta-1,6-N-acetylglucosaminyltransferase family protein (Core-2/I-branching beta-1,6-N-acetylglucosaminyltransferase family protein; FUNCTIONS IN: transferase activity, transferring glycosyl groups, acetylglucosaminyltransferase activity; INVOLVED IN: carbohydrate biosynthetic process; LOCATED IN: mitochondrion, membrane; EXPRESSED IN: 9 plant structures; EXPRESSED DURING: petal differentiation and expansion stage, E expanded cotyledon stage, D bilateral stage; CONTAINS InterPro DOMAIN/s: Glycosyl transferase, family 14 (InterPro:IPR003406), Core-2/I-Branching enzyme (InterPro:IPR021141); BEST Arabidopsis thaliana protein match is: Core-2/I-branching beta-1,6-N-acetylglucosaminyltransferase family protein (TAIR:AT1G03520.1); Has 946 Blast hits to 946 proteins in 119 species: Archae - 0; Bacteria - 46; Metazoa - 549; Fungi - 0; Plants - 315; Viruses - 14; Other Eukaryotes - 22 (source: NCBI BLink).) → MKKVYRKLIWIRDPLARLKRHVSSHSGFRFFRDRKWMFPFLASLVLSVTLLMSVLYVQLETSYVEEPLPFDNLSEETNDYFVESQLRMSLNSTLDSTSSEVPRLAYLISGTKGDSLRMMRTLQAVYHPRNQYVLHLDLEAPPKERLELAMSVKSDQTFREVENVRVMSQSNLVTYKGPTMIACTLQAVAILLKESLDWDWFINLSASDYPLVTQDDMLYVFANLSRNVNFIEHMKLTGWKLNQRAKSIIVDPGLYLSKKTEIAWTTQHRSLPTSFTLFTGSAWVVLTRSFLEYSILGWDNFPRTILMYYTNFVSSPEGYFHTLICNTEEFKSTAIGHDLHYIAWDYPPKQHPNSLSMKDFDKMVKSKAPFARKFHKNDPVLDKIDRELLGRTHRFSSGAWCIGSSENGADPCSVRGDDSALKPGPGAERLKELLQTLLSDEFRIKQCS, encoded by the exons ATGAAGAAAGTGTATAGGAAGCTGATTTGGATCAGAGACCCATTAGCGAGATTGAAGAGACATGTTAGTTCACATTCAGGGTTTAGGTTTTTCAGAGATAGAAAATGGATGTTCCCTTTTTTAGCAAGCTTGGTTTTGTCGGTTACTCTTTTGATGTCTGTCCTTTATGTCCAACTCGAGACTTCTTATGTGGAAGAGCCATTGCCTTTTGATAATCTctcagaagaaacaaatgattacTTTGTAGAATCACAATTGAGAATGTCTTTGAATTCGACGTTGGATTCGACTTCTTCAGAGGTTCCTAGGTTAGCTTATTTGATCTCGGGGACGAAAGGTGATAGTCTTAGGATGATGAGGACTTTGCAAGCTGTGTATCATCCAAGAAATCAGTATGTTCTGCATTtggatcttgaagctcctccTAAGGAAAGGCTTGAGCTTGCAATGTCTGTGAAGAGTGATCAAACTTTCCGTGAAGTTGAGAACGTTCGTGTTATGTCTCAGTCTAATTTGGTTACTTATAAAGGCCCTACAATGATTGCTTGCACGCTTCAGGCCGTGGCGATTTTGCTTAAAGAAAGCTTGGATTGGGATTGGTTCATCAATCTTAGTGCCTCGGATTATCCTCTTGTGACACAAGATG ATATGCTGTATGTGTTTGCGAATTTGTCTCGGAATGTCAATTTCATTGAACATATGAAGCTCACCGGGTGGAAACT GAACCAAAGGGCCAAATCAATCATTGTTGATCCCGGTCTTTACCTATCGAAGAAAACCGAAATTGCTTGGACTACTCAACACCGTTCACTTCCCACATCTTTCACGCTGTTCACAG GCTCGGCGTGGGTAGTTCTGACTCGGTCTTTTCTTGAATACTCAATCTTGGGATGGGACAATTTTCCGAGGACGATCTTGATGTACTACACCAACTTTGTATCCTCTCCAGAAGGATACTTTCACACACTGATATGTAACACTGAAGAGTTCAAGAGCACCGCGATTGGGCATGACCTGCACTACATTGCTTGGGACTATCCTCCAAAGCAACACCCAAACTCTTTATCGATGAAGGATTTCGACAAGATGGTCAAAAGCAAAGCCCCATTTGCTCGAAAGTTCCACAAGAACGATCCTGTATTAGACAAGATCGATAGAGAGCTCTTAGGCCGCACTCATCGGTTTTCCTCAGGAGCTTGGTGCATTGGTAGCTCGGAAAATGGCGCTGATCCGTGCTCTGTCCGCGGGGATGACTCTGCTTTGAAACCAGGCCCTGGTGCTGAGAGATTAAAGGAGCTTCTTCAGACACTTTTATCTGATGAGTTCAGAATAAAACAATGTTCATGA
- the SYP123 gene encoding syntaxin of plants 123 (syntaxin of plants 123 (SYP123); FUNCTIONS IN: SNAP receptor activity; INVOLVED IN: intracellular protein transport, cellular membrane fusion; LOCATED IN: membrane; CONTAINS InterPro DOMAIN/s: Target SNARE coiled-coil domain (InterPro:IPR000727), t-SNARE (InterPro:IPR010989), Syntaxin/epimorphin, conserved site (InterPro:IPR006012), Syntaxin, N-terminal (InterPro:IPR006011); BEST Arabidopsis thaliana protein match is: syntaxin of plants 124 (TAIR:AT1G61290.1); Has 2500 Blast hits to 2498 proteins in 284 species: Archae - 5; Bacteria - 43; Metazoa - 1157; Fungi - 460; Plants - 475; Viruses - 0; Other Eukaryotes - 360 (source: NCBI BLink).), with product MNDLISSSFKRYTDLNHQVQLDDIESQNVSLDSGNLDEFFGYVESVKEDMKAVDEIHKRLQDANEESKTVHDSKAVKKLRARMDSSVTEVLKRVKMIKTKLVALEKSNAAQRKVAGCGPGSSADRTRTSVVSGLGKKLKDMMDDFQRLRTKMATEYKETVERRYFTVTGQKADEETVEKLISSGESERFLQKAIQEQGRGQVMDTLSEIQERHDTVKEIERSLLELHQVFLDMAALVEAQGNMLNDIESNVSKASSFVMRGTDQLHGAKVLQRNNRKWACIATILAIVVVIVILFPILFNTLLRP from the exons ATGAACGATCTTATCTCAAGCTCATTCAAGAGATACACAGACTTAAACCACCAGGTCCAACTCGATGACATCGAGTCTCAAAATGTTTCTCTTGATTCAGGCAACCTCGATGAGTTCTTTGGATATGTCGAGAGTGTTAAAGAAGACATGAAAGCTGTCGACGAGATTCATAAGCGTCTCCAAGATGCTAATGAAGAGTCCAAGACCGTACATGATTCCAAGGCCGTGAAGAAGCTTCGTGCTCGTATGGATTCGAGTGTTACAGAGGTCTTGAAACGTGTCAAGATGATAAAGACTAAGCTTGTAGCTTTGGAGAAATCAAATGCTGCGCAGAGGAAAGTCGCTGGTTGTGGTCCTGGCTCGTCTGCTGATCGGACCAGAACATCGGTCGTTAGTGGATTGGGGAAGAAGCTTAAAGACATGATGGATGATTTTCAGAGACTACGAACCAAAATGGCTACTGAATACAAAGAAACGGTCGAGAGAag GTACTTCACTGTAACGGGGCAAAAAGCGGACGAAGAGACGGTCGAGAAGCTCATATCGAGCGGAGAGAGCGAACGTTTTCTCCAAAAAGCAATACAAGAGCAAGGTCGCGGACAGGTCATGGACACATTATCAGAGATTCAAGAACGACACGACACGGTCAAGGAGATAGAACGGAGTCTGTTAGAGCTGCACCAAGTGTTCCTCGACATGGCTGCTCTTGTCGAAGCTCAAGGGAATATGCTCAATGACATTGAATCAAATGTCTCAAAGGCGAGCTCTTTCGTCATGAGAGGGACTGATCAATTGCATGGGGCTAAAGTACTTCAGAGGAACAACAGGAAATGGGCTTGTATCGCCACTATCCTCGCTATTGTAGTTGTTATTGTGATTCTTTTCCCAATCCTCTTTAACACTCTACTTCGACCTTGA
- the EVE1 gene encoding ubiquitin family protein (ubiquitin family protein; CONTAINS InterPro DOMAIN/s: Ubiquitin (InterPro:IPR000626), Ubiquitin supergroup (InterPro:IPR019955); BEST Arabidopsis thaliana protein match is: 7SL RNA1 (TAIR:AT4G02970.1); Has 8392 Blast hits to 3833 proteins in 622 species: Archae - 0; Bacteria - 4; Metazoa - 3676; Fungi - 1041; Plants - 2216; Viruses - 160; Other Eukaryotes - 1295 (source: NCBI BLink).), protein MNVDIDTETGSSFSITIDFGETVLQIKEKIEKSQGIPVSKQILYLDGKALEDDLHKIDYMILFESLLLRISPDADPNQSNEQTEQSKQIDDKKQEFCGIQDSSESKKLTRVMARRVHNVYSSLPAYSLDELLGPKYSATVTVGGRTNQVVQTTEQASTSGTAKEVLRDSDSPVEKKIKTNPMKFTVHVKPYQEDTKMIQVEVNADDNVEELRKELVKMQERGELNLPHEAFHLVSSELPLIETKSFKWNRVADGDTIELIREK, encoded by the coding sequence ATGAACGTGGACATCGATACTGAGACTGGCTCATCGTTCTCCATTACTATTGATTTCGGCGAAACAGTGTTACagataaaagagaagatcGAGAAGTCTCAAGGTATCCCTGTTTCGAAACAAATCCTTTACTTGGATGGCAAGGCTCTTGAAGATGATCTTCATAAGATTGATTACATGATCCTCTTCGAATCTCTCCTTCTCCGCATCTCTCCTGATGCTGACCCTAATCAGAGCAACGAGCAAACCGagcaatcaaaacaaattgatgATAAGAAACAAGAGTTCTGTGGCATTCAAGATTCATCGGAGAGCAAAAAGCTCACGAGGGTGATGGCGAGGAGAGTCCACAATGTATATTCATCACTACCGGCTTATTCACTTGATGAGTTACTTGGCCCTAAATATTCAGCAACTGTGACGGTTGGAGGCAGAACAAATCAAGTGGTTCAAACCACCGAGCAAGCTTCAACGTCAGGCACAGCCAAAGAGGTCCTTAGAGATTCAGATTCGCCTGTggaaaagaagatcaagacAAACCCGATGAAGTTTACAGTACATGTGAAGCCATATCAAGAAGATACCAAGATGATTCAAGTAGAGGTTAACGCAGATGACAACGTTGAAGAACTGAGGAAAGAGCTGGTTAAGATGCAAGAGAGGGGTGAGTTAAATCTGCCTCACGAAGCGTTTCACTTGGTAAGCAGTGAGTTACCATTGATCGAAACTAAGTCATTCAAGTGGAACCGTGTTGCTGATGGCGATACAATTGAGCTTATCCGTGAGAAGTGA
- a CDS encoding Core-2/I-branching beta-1,6-N-acetylglucosaminyltransferase family protein, with product MKKVYRKLIWIRDPLARLKRHVSSHSGFRFFRDRKWMFPFLASLVLSVTLLMSVLYVQLETSYVEEPLPFDNLSEETNDYFVESQLRMSLNSTLDSTSSEVPRLAYLISGTKGDSLRMMRTLQAVYHPRNQYVLHLDLEAPPKERLELAMSVKSDQTFREVENAVAILLKESLDWDWFINLSASDYPLVTQDDMLYVFANLSRNVNFIEHMKLTGWKLNQRAKSIIVDPGLYLSKKTEIAWTTQHRSLPTSFTLFTGSAWVVLTRSFLEYSILGWDNFPRTILMYYTNFVSSPEGYFHTLICNTEEFKSTAIGHDLHYIAWDYPPKQHPNSLSMKDFDKMVKSKAPFARKFHKNDPVLDKIDRELLGRTHRFSSGAWCIGSSENGADPCSVRGDDSALKPGPGAERLKELLQTLLSDEFRIKQCS from the exons ATGAAGAAAGTGTATAGGAAGCTGATTTGGATCAGAGACCCATTAGCGAGATTGAAGAGACATGTTAGTTCACATTCAGGGTTTAGGTTTTTCAGAGATAGAAAATGGATGTTCCCTTTTTTAGCAAGCTTGGTTTTGTCGGTTACTCTTTTGATGTCTGTCCTTTATGTCCAACTCGAGACTTCTTATGTGGAAGAGCCATTGCCTTTTGATAATCTctcagaagaaacaaatgattacTTTGTAGAATCACAATTGAGAATGTCTTTGAATTCGACGTTGGATTCGACTTCTTCAGAGGTTCCTAGGTTAGCTTATTTGATCTCGGGGACGAAAGGTGATAGTCTTAGGATGATGAGGACTTTGCAAGCTGTGTATCATCCAAGAAATCAGTATGTTCTGCATTtggatcttgaagctcctccTAAGGAAAGGCTTGAGCTTGCAATGTCTGTGAAGAGTGATCAAACTTTCCGTGAAGTTGAGAAC GCCGTGGCGATTTTGCTTAAAGAAAGCTTGGATTGGGATTGGTTCATCAATCTTAGTGCCTCGGATTATCCTCTTGTGACACAAGATG ATATGCTGTATGTGTTTGCGAATTTGTCTCGGAATGTCAATTTCATTGAACATATGAAGCTCACCGGGTGGAAACT GAACCAAAGGGCCAAATCAATCATTGTTGATCCCGGTCTTTACCTATCGAAGAAAACCGAAATTGCTTGGACTACTCAACACCGTTCACTTCCCACATCTTTCACGCTGTTCACAG GCTCGGCGTGGGTAGTTCTGACTCGGTCTTTTCTTGAATACTCAATCTTGGGATGGGACAATTTTCCGAGGACGATCTTGATGTACTACACCAACTTTGTATCCTCTCCAGAAGGATACTTTCACACACTGATATGTAACACTGAAGAGTTCAAGAGCACCGCGATTGGGCATGACCTGCACTACATTGCTTGGGACTATCCTCCAAAGCAACACCCAAACTCTTTATCGATGAAGGATTTCGACAAGATGGTCAAAAGCAAAGCCCCATTTGCTCGAAAGTTCCACAAGAACGATCCTGTATTAGACAAGATCGATAGAGAGCTCTTAGGCCGCACTCATCGGTTTTCCTCAGGAGCTTGGTGCATTGGTAGCTCGGAAAATGGCGCTGATCCGTGCTCTGTCCGCGGGGATGACTCTGCTTTGAAACCAGGCCCTGGTGCTGAGAGATTAAAGGAGCTTCTTCAGACACTTTTATCTGATGAGTTCAGAATAAAACAATGTTCATGA
- a CDS encoding Ubiquitin family protein (Ubiquitin family protein; CONTAINS InterPro DOMAIN/s: Ubiquitin (InterPro:IPR000626), Ubiquitin supergroup (InterPro:IPR019955); BEST Arabidopsis thaliana protein match is: Ubiquitin family protein (TAIR:AT4G02950.1); Has 305 Blast hits to 295 proteins in 81 species: Archae - 0; Bacteria - 3; Metazoa - 39; Fungi - 37; Plants - 169; Viruses - 17; Other Eukaryotes - 40 (source: NCBI BLink).) has product MFEYGIFHNSRILLSISPDDNPTQNQVPQSPSNPIHDTMIKVIIENQSGSSFTIDVSFWDTVLMIKRKIEMTQGTPVSKQILIFKRKVLQDHLNMFGCQIRHNSRILLSISPDDNPTQNQVPQTNQSPSTPSNPIHEFVNNQDSPLSPKSSALTMEKFSKNQQDRPPLMRVVAKRIDNGSSRPSYSLDELLAPRDSSTVAVGSIRNRDQEVKNRVSSPSDSVEEVINITDSLAMKMIVMVQPYGYTRMIQVEVTADDNVEELRKELVKMQERGELNLPQGMYYLIHKHKQAVLHEDQSFLTNGVAYGDTIQISQGYVKLTSG; this is encoded by the coding sequence ATGTTTGAATACGGCATCTTCCACAACTCTCGTATCCTTCTATCCATCTCTCCTGACGATAACCCTACTCAGAACCAAGTCCCTCAATCTCCATCAAATCCGATTCATGATACAATGATAAAGGTGATCATCGAGAATCAGAGTGGCTCATCGTTCACCATTGATGTTTCTTTCTGGGACACAGTGTTAATGATTAAACGGAAGATCGAGATGACTCAAGGGACCCCTGTTTCCAAGCAAATACTTATCTTCAAACGCAAGGTACTTCAAGACCATCTTAATATGTTTGGATGCCAGATACGTCACAACTCTCGTATccttctctccatctctccTGACGATAACCCTACTCAGAACCAAGTGCCTCAAACCAACCAATCTCCATCAACACCATCAAATCCTATTCATGAGTTCGTTAACAATCAAGATTCTCCATTATCGCCAAAATCAAGTGCTTTGACTATGGAAAAGTTCAGTAAGAATCAACAAGATCGGCCTCCATTAATGAGAGTGGTGGCGAAGAGAATCGACAATGGATCATCACGACCATCATATTCACTTGATGAGTTACTTGCCCCTCGAGATTCGTCGACTGTGGCTGTTGGGAGCATAAGAAACAGGGATCAAGAGgttaaaaacagagtatctTCGCCGTCAGACTCAGTCGAAGAGGTCATTAACATTACAGACTCGCTTGCGATGAAGATGATAGTAATGGTGCAGCCATATGGATATACCAGGATGATTCAAGTAGAGGTTACAGCAGATGATAACGTTGAAGAACTGAGGAAAGAGCTGGTTAAGATGCAAGAGAGGGGTGAGTTAAATCTGCCTCAAGGAATGTATTACTTAATACACAAGCATAAGCAGGCTGTATTACACGAAGATCAGTCATTCTTGACCAACGGTGTTGCTTACGGTGATACGATTCAGATTTCCCAAGGATATGTTAAACTCACTAGTGGTTGA